The Vagococcus carniphilus genomic sequence ATAGGAATAAGGTCTCACTCTAATTGGTTAACACCAGCCATTACCGTAATTAAGAATTGACTATATGGATTATCTTCTGATAAATCTAGCCATGTATCCTTAAGTGATTTTAAGCTTGCCTTTTTATTTCGTATTAAATCAATCAATTCAAATAAATCTTGCGTACTTCGAGTGATCCGAGTTAAATCTGTAACATAAATAATGTCTCCTTCCTGTAAATCCTCTAACATTTTTTGAAGTTGTTCACGATCTTTTGTTGCTCCTGAAATTTTTTCTTCATAAATAATATCCATTCCAATTTCGTTCAATTGCCGAAATTGACTTGAAGGATTTTGGCTAGTCGAACTGACGCGTACATAACCGATTTTCTTCAAAATTTCACCTCGTTTTTGAGACAAGTCATACAACAAAACACTAAATCGCTTTATTTGACGTAATTTCGATTATATCTCAATAGATTAAACCTTATTGTACAAGGTTTCCTGCTTTATCATTGTAAATCCGTATAATCCGGATGCTGCCCCTCTAAGAAGTAAGATGTTCTCATACCAATAAGGAACTCATACCATTTAATTAATGAGAAGTGCTTGTTTTCGTGTCAGCAGATCTTTGATTAAGTATAATTACTCCACCGACAATCATAACTAAACCAATAAATGTAAGAATGTTAAATGGTTCATTCCACACCAAAACACCTATTAAAGCTGTCAGAGCTGTTCCTACACCTGACCAGATTGCGTAAGCTAAACTTAAAGGCAAAGTTTTTAAAGACAATGATAATGTATAGAACGCTATGAAGAAGCCAATTGCTACTCCAATTGTGGGGTATATATTCGTAAATCCTTCAGATAATTTCAACATAGATGTTCCGAATATTTCACTAATAATCGCAATTCCTAATGCAACATACCCTTTCATAATCCATCAACCTTCCTTTAATGAGACAATTTAAGTACCACAACACCAGCTATAATGATTAGTAAGCCAAGTAATATTTTTAGATTAAACTTTTCTTTCCAAACAAGAATACCAACAATCGCAGTAAGAGCAGTTCCTCCACCAGACCATATTGCATAAGCAGTTCCTAACGGAATGTGTTCTAATGCTTTGGAGAGAAGGTAAAAAGAACTCCCCATACCTATTACTAAACCAACTGTAGGGACTAATTTCTTAAAGCCATTTGATGCCTTCATCATAGAACTTCCGAATACTTCAAATAAGATTGCGCCAATTAATAATACATATGGATTCATGTGATATCCTCCTAGGTTGTAGATTCAATTAATTTTTCGATGATTTTTTCTCGTAAGTCAAAATTGATTTGTCCCAACTTAAAGAACTCGGAATAATAAAGACCATCGAGGGTAAGCCGAATTGTTGTTGCTAGTACAGAGTCAATACCATCCTCATCAATTTTTGATTGAATATACTCGAAGTGGACGAGGATGTTTTCTGTAACAGTAGGATTCAATTTCGAAAAAGAATGAGATGCTATATTTAGAACTTGAGAATTGTTTAAATCATCAGTGTATGCATGTATTAAGGCGCGAGTCCATTTTCCTTTTTCTATAGGATCATTCTCAGCTAATTCATTAAATCGGTATACAAAGTCTTGAAAAATAAGTTCAGTTATTCCAGCATATAATGCTTCTTTTGAGGGGAAATGATACAATAAACCACCTTTGCTAACATTGGCTTGCTTTGCGACTGCTTCTAATGTCAAAGTATCAAAATCGTTTGAACCTAAGAGTTCTATTGCAGCATTTAGCAGATGCGCTCTTTTGTCCTGTTTTTTTGCTGACATGATTACCCTCCTTTTGTTATTCCATGAGATTATTATACCGTCCGGACGGTT encodes the following:
- the bcrC gene encoding quaternary ammonium compound efflux SMR transporter BcrC — protein: MKGYVALGIAIISEIFGTSMLKLSEGFTNIYPTIGVAIGFFIAFYTLSLSLKTLPLSLAYAIWSGVGTALTALIGVLVWNEPFNILTFIGLVMIVGGVIILNQRSADTKTSTSH
- the bcrB gene encoding quaternary ammonium compound efflux SMR transporter BcrB — protein: MNPYVLLIGAILFEVFGSSMMKASNGFKKLVPTVGLVIGMGSSFYLLSKALEHIPLGTAYAIWSGGGTALTAIVGILVWKEKFNLKILLGLLIIIAGVVVLKLSH
- the bcrA gene encoding efflux transporter transcriptional regulator BcrA translates to MSAKKQDKRAHLLNAAIELLGSNDFDTLTLEAVAKQANVSKGGLLYHFPSKEALYAGITELIFQDFVYRFNELAENDPIEKGKWTRALIHAYTDDLNNSQVLNIASHSFSKLNPTVTENILVHFEYIQSKIDEDGIDSVLATTIRLTLDGLYYSEFFKLGQINFDLREKIIEKLIESTT